In Osmia lignaria lignaria isolate PbOS001 chromosome 5, iyOsmLign1, whole genome shotgun sequence, a single genomic region encodes these proteins:
- the Cmtr1 gene encoding cap methyltransferase 1 isoform X4: MYIYSDESDSDENCSNQDNDQAIEEKNEYSTSFSNQSYIERRGRKRSNTTLTDDTSDLNDSDCNEEYYDKSFDEKDDMKFRHNMYKSCEQDSGEECQSVQNACMDDDAKESKSRKRPHDDPYHHYGKLPKIQRTNEKSDDDTNEEEREYDGGEHFIKQESKNFLDGQDKAQRMMRMMGYKEGHGLGKNKQGRLEPVQAPKQHGRRGLGHHVPGLEASSLKWDPKEEEIKVKEDMEWIRNPDNCLPSFEEMQLWLQKGPKKLIIDDETQFCDEDIVINVINAKSIFDHLDEIEVRRARTRCNPYETIRGAFFLNRAAVKMANIDKACDFMFTKPEGLQDNELLYFADVCAGPGGFSEYVLWRKKWHAKGFGLTLKNENDFKLADFYAGPCETFHPYYGPKENGDVFDPINQEAFRDLVMTHTHGKGVHFMMSDGGFSVEGQENIQEILSKQLYLCQCLVALMIVREKGHFVTKLFDLFTPFSAGLIYLMYRCFEEISIFKPNSSRPANSERYLICKTKRSGTEDVLRYLKYVNNLLLKSDDNNDVLQLVSLDELEKEKQFVQYLRISNDDLGRKQIIGLRKIAAFCEDNTLVETKQADMRKECLKYWEIPDESRTIPRHMKPQDKLKVLLENNTKFISTPAKRLTKETMESTMLTEPYDWFCMPCSTGLSTEPNKNATFYMGMGRSNVYRLIRGIWTQINDINVELPPDTLVYAEVVYEMAKEFRNQKKVQTLHILDAFILGAENVSCKYLRDRHELTKLFCEALWKPVGGTYTRVRVKELLPVDPNIRETLQIKQRLMKNNRLALVYEIPTTSLECNNSDNDKPYFIPNSVIFLKSTAPPWTRHCSKRYSITYVFNSKTGKNIFDKHRPPEAEANFIQSFENRVIWYWPNDEELTIDIVAKHISNKCPSHSEGLEY; encoded by the exons atTCAGATGAAAGTGATTCTGATGAAAACTGCAGTAATCAAGACAATGACCAAGCAATTgaagagaaaaatgaatattcaaCCAGTTTTTCTAATCAATCTTACATTGAAAGACGCGGTAGAAAAAGAAGTAATACTACTTTAACAGATGACACTTCAGACTTAAATGATAGCGATTGTAACGAAGAATATTATGATAAAAGTTTTGACGAAAAAGACGATATGAAATTTAGACATAATATGTATAAATCTTGTGAACAAGACTCTGGTGAGGAATGTCAGAGTGTACAAAATGCATGTATGGATGATGATGCAAAGGAAAGTAAATCAAGGAAAAGACCACACGATGATCCTTATCATCATTACGGTAAACTACCAAAGATTCAAAGAACAAATGAAAAAAGTGACGATGATACAAATGAGGAGGAAAGAGAGTACGATGGAGGAGAACATTTTATTAAACAAGAATCTAAAAATTTTCTTGATGGGCAAGATAAGGCTCAACGAATGATGCGTATgatgggatataaagaaggccaTGGTCTCGGAAAGAATAAACAAGGTCGCTTAGAACCAGTACAGGCCCCTAAACAACATGGTCGTAGAGGTCTTGGACATCATGTACCAGGACTCGAAGCTTCAAGTCTTAAATGGGAtcctaaagaagaagaaataaaagttAAAGAAGACATGGAATGGATAAGAAATCCAGATAATTGTTTGCCATCGTTCGAAGAAATGCAACTCTGGTTGCAAAAGGGACCTAAGAAGCTTATTATAGACGATGAAACCCAATTCTGTGATGAAGATATAGTTATAAATGTTATTAATGCAAAATCAATATTTGATCATTTAGACGAAATAGAAGTACGTCGTGCGAGGACACGTTGTAATCCCTATGAAACTATTCGCGGTGCGTTCTTTTTAAATCGTGCTGCTGTTAAAATGGCAAATATAGACAAAGCATGCGACTTTATGTTTACCAAGCCGGAAGGTTTACAAGACAATGAATTGTTATATTTCGCGGACGTATGTGCTGGGCCAGGTGGTTTCAGTGAATATGTTTTATGGAGAAAAAAATGGCATGCAAAAGGATTTGGTCTTACTTTGAAGAATGAAAACGACTTTAAATTAGCTGATTTTTACGCAGGTCCTTGTGAAACATTTCACCCATATTATGGACCAAAAGAGAACGGTGATGTTTTTGATCCCATCAACCAGGAAGCTTTCAGAGATCTTGTAATGACACATACTCATGGCAAAGGAGTACATTTTATGATGTCTGACGGAGGATTTTCAGTAGAAGGTCAAGAAAATATACAAGAGATTCTTTCAAAACAATTGTATCTCTGCCAATGTTTAGTAGCCTTGATGATTGTACGAGAGAAGGGTCATTTTGTCACGAAGCTATTCGACCTTTTCACACCATTCAGTGCTGGGTTAATTTACTTAATGTATCGTTGTTTCgaagaaatttctattttcaagcCAAATTCCTCTAGACCAGCAAATTCAGAACGTTATTTAATATGTAAAACTAAACGTTCTGGTACAGAAGACGTTTTACGTTATCTTAAATACGTTAACAATTTGCTTCTGAAAAGCGATGATAATAATGACGTTCTACAGTTAGTATCACTGGATGAAttagaaaaggaaaaacaaTTTGTACAATATTTGCGTATATCAAACGATGATTTAGGAAGGAAACAAATCATAGGTTTGCGCAAAATTGCTGCATTTTGTGAAGACAATACTCTTGTTGAAACGAAGCAAGCGGATATGCGTAAAGAGTGTCTTAAATATTGGGAGATTCCAGACGAAAGCAGAACAATACCGAGGCATATGAAGCCTCAAGATAAACTGAAAGTTCTTCTTGAAAATAATACTAAATTTATCTCGACTCCTGCGAAAAGATTGACGAAGGAAACTATGGAAAGTACAATGTTGACTGAACCTTATGATTGGTTCTGTATGCCCTGTAGTACTGGACTTTCGACCGAACCCAATAAAAATGCTACATTTTATATGGGCATGGGAAGGAGTAACGTGTACCGTTTGATACGAGGTATTTGGACGCAGATTAATGATATCAATGTAGAGTTACCACCAGATACACTTGTGTATGCTGAGGTCGTCTACGAGATGGCAAAGGAGTTCAGAAATCAGAAAAAAGTACAGACATTACATATTTTAGACGCTTTCATCCTAGGAGCTGAAAACGTTAGTTGCAAATATTTGAGAGACAG gCACGAACTCACAAAGCTATTTTGTGAAGCTTTATGGAAGCCTGTCGGCGGTACATACACTCGTGTGCGTGTTAAAGAATTACTTCCAGTAGATCCAAACATACGTGAAACATTGCAAATAAAGCAACGTCTAATGAAGAACAATCGACTGGCTTTAGTATATGAAATTCCTACAACTTCTTTAGAATGCAACAATTCTGATAACGATAAACCATACTTTATACCAAACAGTGtaattttcttaaaaagtaCTGCCCCTCCTTGGACCCGGCATTGTAGTAAAAGATATTCTATAACGTATGTGTTTAATTCTAAAACGGGTAAGAACATATTTGACAAACATCGACCACCGGAAGCAGAagcaaatttcattcaatcgttTGAAAATCGCGTTATTTGGTATTGGCCTAACGATGAGGAGCTCACAATTGATATTGTTGCAAAACATATTAGTAACAAATGCCCGTCGCATAGCGAGGGTTTAGAATACTAG
- the Cmtr1 gene encoding cap methyltransferase 1 isoform X5, with protein sequence MKFRHNMYKSCEQDSGEECQSVQNACMDDDAKESKSRKRPHDDPYHHYGKLPKIQRTNEKSDDDTNEEEREYDGGEHFIKQESKNFLDGQDKAQRMMRMMGYKEGHGLGKNKQGRLEPVQAPKQHGRRGLGHHVPGLEASSLKWDPKEEEIKVKEDMEWIRNPDNCLPSFEEMQLWLQKGPKKLIIDDETQFCDEDIVINVINAKSIFDHLDEIEVRRARTRCNPYETIRGAFFLNRAAVKMANIDKACDFMFTKPEGLQDNELLYFADVCAGPGGFSEYVLWRKKWHAKGFGLTLKNENDFKLADFYAGPCETFHPYYGPKENGDVFDPINQEAFRDLVMTHTHGKGVHFMMSDGGFSVEGQENIQEILSKQLYLCQCLVALMIVREKGHFVTKLFDLFTPFSAGLIYLMYRCFEEISIFKPNSSRPANSERYLICKTKRSGTEDVLRYLKYVNNLLLKSDDNNDVLQLVSLDELEKEKQFVQYLRISNDDLGRKQIIGLRKIAAFCEDNTLVETKQADMRKECLKYWEIPDESRTIPRHMKPQDKLKVLLENNTKFISTPAKRLTKETMESTMLTEPYDWFCMPCSTGLSTEPNKNATFYMGMGRSNVYRLIRGIWTQINDINVELPPDTLVYAEVVYEMAKEFRNQKKVQTLHILDAFILGAENVSCKYLRDRHELTKLFCEALWKPVGGTYTRVRVKELLPVDPNIRETLQIKQRLMKNNRLALVYEIPTTSLECNNSDNDKPYFIPNSVIFLKSTAPPWTRHCSKRYSITYVFNSKTGKNIFDKHRPPEAEANFIQSFENRVIWYWPNDEELTIDIVAKHISNKCPSHSEGLEY encoded by the exons ATGAAATTTAGACATAATATGTATAAATCTTGTGAACAAGACTCTGGTGAGGAATGTCAGAGTGTACAAAATGCATGTATGGATGATGATGCAAAGGAAAGTAAATCAAGGAAAAGACCACACGATGATCCTTATCATCATTACGGTAAACTACCAAAGATTCAAAGAACAAATGAAAAAAGTGACGATGATACAAATGAGGAGGAAAGAGAGTACGATGGAGGAGAACATTTTATTAAACAAGAATCTAAAAATTTTCTTGATGGGCAAGATAAGGCTCAACGAATGATGCGTATgatgggatataaagaaggccaTGGTCTCGGAAAGAATAAACAAGGTCGCTTAGAACCAGTACAGGCCCCTAAACAACATGGTCGTAGAGGTCTTGGACATCATGTACCAGGACTCGAAGCTTCAAGTCTTAAATGGGAtcctaaagaagaagaaataaaagttAAAGAAGACATGGAATGGATAAGAAATCCAGATAATTGTTTGCCATCGTTCGAAGAAATGCAACTCTGGTTGCAAAAGGGACCTAAGAAGCTTATTATAGACGATGAAACCCAATTCTGTGATGAAGATATAGTTATAAATGTTATTAATGCAAAATCAATATTTGATCATTTAGACGAAATAGAAGTACGTCGTGCGAGGACACGTTGTAATCCCTATGAAACTATTCGCGGTGCGTTCTTTTTAAATCGTGCTGCTGTTAAAATGGCAAATATAGACAAAGCATGCGACTTTATGTTTACCAAGCCGGAAGGTTTACAAGACAATGAATTGTTATATTTCGCGGACGTATGTGCTGGGCCAGGTGGTTTCAGTGAATATGTTTTATGGAGAAAAAAATGGCATGCAAAAGGATTTGGTCTTACTTTGAAGAATGAAAACGACTTTAAATTAGCTGATTTTTACGCAGGTCCTTGTGAAACATTTCACCCATATTATGGACCAAAAGAGAACGGTGATGTTTTTGATCCCATCAACCAGGAAGCTTTCAGAGATCTTGTAATGACACATACTCATGGCAAAGGAGTACATTTTATGATGTCTGACGGAGGATTTTCAGTAGAAGGTCAAGAAAATATACAAGAGATTCTTTCAAAACAATTGTATCTCTGCCAATGTTTAGTAGCCTTGATGATTGTACGAGAGAAGGGTCATTTTGTCACGAAGCTATTCGACCTTTTCACACCATTCAGTGCTGGGTTAATTTACTTAATGTATCGTTGTTTCgaagaaatttctattttcaagcCAAATTCCTCTAGACCAGCAAATTCAGAACGTTATTTAATATGTAAAACTAAACGTTCTGGTACAGAAGACGTTTTACGTTATCTTAAATACGTTAACAATTTGCTTCTGAAAAGCGATGATAATAATGACGTTCTACAGTTAGTATCACTGGATGAAttagaaaaggaaaaacaaTTTGTACAATATTTGCGTATATCAAACGATGATTTAGGAAGGAAACAAATCATAGGTTTGCGCAAAATTGCTGCATTTTGTGAAGACAATACTCTTGTTGAAACGAAGCAAGCGGATATGCGTAAAGAGTGTCTTAAATATTGGGAGATTCCAGACGAAAGCAGAACAATACCGAGGCATATGAAGCCTCAAGATAAACTGAAAGTTCTTCTTGAAAATAATACTAAATTTATCTCGACTCCTGCGAAAAGATTGACGAAGGAAACTATGGAAAGTACAATGTTGACTGAACCTTATGATTGGTTCTGTATGCCCTGTAGTACTGGACTTTCGACCGAACCCAATAAAAATGCTACATTTTATATGGGCATGGGAAGGAGTAACGTGTACCGTTTGATACGAGGTATTTGGACGCAGATTAATGATATCAATGTAGAGTTACCACCAGATACACTTGTGTATGCTGAGGTCGTCTACGAGATGGCAAAGGAGTTCAGAAATCAGAAAAAAGTACAGACATTACATATTTTAGACGCTTTCATCCTAGGAGCTGAAAACGTTAGTTGCAAATATTTGAGAGACAG gCACGAACTCACAAAGCTATTTTGTGAAGCTTTATGGAAGCCTGTCGGCGGTACATACACTCGTGTGCGTGTTAAAGAATTACTTCCAGTAGATCCAAACATACGTGAAACATTGCAAATAAAGCAACGTCTAATGAAGAACAATCGACTGGCTTTAGTATATGAAATTCCTACAACTTCTTTAGAATGCAACAATTCTGATAACGATAAACCATACTTTATACCAAACAGTGtaattttcttaaaaagtaCTGCCCCTCCTTGGACCCGGCATTGTAGTAAAAGATATTCTATAACGTATGTGTTTAATTCTAAAACGGGTAAGAACATATTTGACAAACATCGACCACCGGAAGCAGAagcaaatttcattcaatcgttTGAAAATCGCGTTATTTGGTATTGGCCTAACGATGAGGAGCTCACAATTGATATTGTTGCAAAACATATTAGTAACAAATGCCCGTCGCATAGCGAGGGTTTAGAATACTAG